A section of the Neorhizobium galegae bv. orientalis str. HAMBI 540 genome encodes:
- a CDS encoding AzlD family protein, producing MTVDLATLIAILAMAAATVLTRLSGLVLIRHVSLEGGRRKAIESIPPAVLMAVVAPTAFATGIAETLACAVTAFAALRLPMLVSVALGVASVAILRVLGL from the coding sequence ATGACTGTCGATCTCGCCACGCTCATTGCCATCCTCGCCATGGCGGCCGCCACTGTGCTCACCCGCTTGAGCGGCCTCGTGCTCATCCGCCATGTCTCGCTCGAAGGTGGCCGCCGCAAGGCTATCGAATCGATCCCACCGGCAGTTCTGATGGCTGTCGTCGCACCGACCGCGTTTGCCACCGGGATTGCCGAAACCTTGGCTTGCGCCGTGACTGCTTTTGCGGCACTCCGGCTGCCGATGCTCGTTTCCGTGGCACTTGGCGTTGCCTCAGTCGCGATCCTTCGGGTGCTCGGACTCTGA
- a CDS encoding AzlC family ABC transporter permease — protein sequence MRAISPLIAAVIPIGLVFGAVAATKGLSPVEAGLMSALVFAGGSQFVAMDIWTHPASWTGVGFAALLVNIRHVLMSASLGTRMDNFNPPARYLSMLFLADEIWAMAEFRAKVARLTPAWFAGLAMPFYLTWVLSGLAGAALGAFLGDPVVLGLDFAFSAVFIVLVMGFWKGPETGAVLLASGGAAVATQHFVPGVWYIAAGAIAGLAAALVTGKSRDIEVTP from the coding sequence ATGCGGGCGATCTCGCCGCTGATCGCCGCCGTCATCCCGATCGGCCTCGTTTTCGGGGCGGTGGCGGCGACTAAAGGCCTGTCGCCGGTCGAGGCGGGGCTGATGAGCGCGCTCGTCTTTGCTGGCGGCTCGCAATTCGTGGCGATGGATATCTGGACCCATCCGGCCTCCTGGACCGGTGTCGGTTTTGCGGCGCTGTTGGTCAATATCCGCCACGTGCTGATGAGCGCCTCGCTCGGCACGAGGATGGACAATTTCAACCCGCCGGCGCGCTATCTCTCGATGCTGTTCCTCGCCGACGAGATCTGGGCGATGGCCGAGTTCCGGGCCAAGGTGGCGCGGCTGACGCCCGCCTGGTTCGCCGGCCTCGCCATGCCCTTCTATCTCACCTGGGTGCTCTCGGGGCTGGCCGGGGCAGCCCTCGGCGCCTTTCTCGGCGATCCGGTGGTGCTCGGGCTCGACTTCGCCTTCTCGGCCGTCTTCATCGTGCTGGTGATGGGCTTCTGGAAAGGACCTGAGACCGGGGCCGTGCTGCTGGCGAGTGGCGGGGCCGCCGTCGCCACCCAGCATTTCGTGCCGGGCGTCTGGTATATCGCTGCCGGTGCCATCGCCGGCCTTGCCGCCGCACTGGTGACCGGCAAGTCCAGGGATATCGAGGTGACGCCATGA
- the uraD gene encoding 2-oxo-4-hydroxy-4-carboxy-5-ureidoimidazoline decarboxylase — protein sequence MSARGDFIAMFGGVFEHSPFIAERAYDSGLMLVPLTSKSVHDALTSIFRKASREERLGVLRAHPDLAGKLAIAGELTEDSKKEQAGAGLDRLSAAEHARFTEFNTAYTQKFGFPFIIAVKGLTKDDILAAFEKRIDNSADEEFDTATAQVEKIALLRLQSLLPGH from the coding sequence ATGAGCGCGCGCGGGGATTTCATCGCGATGTTCGGCGGCGTGTTCGAGCACTCGCCGTTCATTGCCGAGCGTGCCTATGATTCCGGGCTGATGCTGGTGCCGCTGACGTCCAAGAGCGTGCATGACGCGCTGACCTCAATCTTCCGCAAGGCAAGCCGCGAGGAACGTCTCGGCGTCCTGCGCGCCCATCCGGATCTTGCGGGCAAGCTGGCGATAGCCGGCGAGCTGACCGAGGACAGCAAAAAGGAACAGGCCGGCGCCGGGCTCGACCGGTTGAGCGCCGCCGAACACGCCCGCTTCACAGAGTTCAACACCGCCTATACGCAAAAATTCGGCTTCCCTTTCATCATCGCGGTCAAGGGCCTCACCAAGGACGATATTCTGGCCGCCTTCGAGAAGCGCATCGACAATTCTGCGGACGAGGAGTTCGACACCGCCACCGCCCAGGTGGAAAAGATCGCGCTCCTGCGTCTGCAATCGCTGCTTCCGGGGCATTGA
- a CDS encoding NAD(P)/FAD-dependent oxidoreductase codes for MGHADNPAGFGGQSHDLPASADLVILGGGIMGLWAAVKAERLGIRTLLVDAGSLGKGASGGLLGALMPYMPDKWDDKKQFQFDALLSLEDEIAELEAETGMACGYRRSGRLIPLPKPHLRKIALGHSADAEACWRRGDRRFHWHVLDRPPQKGWPDASFAAAGLVHDTFAARVSPRGLVSALAAFLRSAGNVRIVEGLEAETIDPAASRIIFRSGESVAFGHCIVSAGHRSFSLLQDVTPPLKHPIGQPVKGQAALLKADIDPSLPVIFLNGLYLVAHEGGHMAVGSTSEDVFEDPSSTDRQLDDLVLRARSLVPALAQALVVERWAGLRPKAIGRDPMVGLHPDHARVIALTGGFKVSFGIAHRLADAALNAVNSREMRLPASFTLASHLAVASR; via the coding sequence ATGGGACATGCGGATAATCCTGCCGGCTTCGGCGGTCAATCTCATGACCTTCCCGCATCCGCCGATCTCGTCATCCTGGGCGGCGGCATCATGGGCCTCTGGGCGGCGGTCAAGGCCGAGCGACTCGGTATCCGCACCCTGCTTGTCGATGCCGGCTCGTTGGGAAAGGGGGCAAGCGGCGGGCTCTTGGGCGCCCTGATGCCGTATATGCCCGACAAGTGGGACGACAAGAAGCAGTTCCAGTTCGACGCGCTTCTGTCGCTGGAAGACGAAATCGCTGAACTCGAAGCCGAGACCGGCATGGCCTGTGGCTACCGCCGCTCCGGCCGGCTGATCCCGCTGCCGAAGCCGCATTTGCGGAAGATCGCGCTCGGGCACTCGGCCGATGCGGAAGCCTGCTGGCGGCGCGGCGACCGTCGTTTCCATTGGCATGTGCTTGACCGCCCGCCGCAAAAGGGATGGCCGGATGCCTCCTTCGCAGCTGCCGGACTGGTGCATGACACGTTTGCCGCCCGGGTTTCGCCGCGGGGTCTCGTATCGGCTCTCGCGGCCTTCCTGCGCTCGGCCGGCAATGTCCGAATCGTCGAAGGCCTGGAGGCGGAAACGATAGATCCAGCCGCTAGTAGGATTATATTCCGTAGCGGCGAAAGTGTTGCCTTCGGCCACTGCATCGTCTCGGCCGGCCACCGGTCCTTTTCTCTGCTTCAGGACGTCACACCGCCGCTGAAACATCCGATCGGCCAGCCGGTCAAGGGGCAGGCGGCGCTGCTCAAGGCCGATATCGATCCATCCCTGCCGGTGATCTTCCTGAACGGCCTCTATCTGGTCGCCCATGAGGGCGGTCACATGGCGGTCGGCAGCACCAGCGAGGATGTGTTCGAAGACCCGTCCTCGACCGACAGGCAGCTCGACGACCTCGTCTTGCGCGCCCGGTCGCTCGTGCCGGCCCTGGCGCAGGCCCTCGTCGTCGAGCGCTGGGCGGGATTGCGGCCGAAGGCGATCGGCCGCGATCCGATGGTCGGCCTGCATCCCGATCACGCCCGAGTGATCGCCCTCACAGGTGGTTTCAAGGTGAGTTTCGGTATCGCGCACAGGTTGGCGGATGCGGCGCTGAATGCCGTGAATAGCCGGGAAATGCGGCTTCCGGCGTCATTTACACTCGCCAGTCACCTTGCCGTCGCCTCGCGTTAA
- a CDS encoding AraC family transcriptional regulator: MKNISQEQATDHMPLMPAEVTRFWRDDRFGGMECLRATFLTHEFAPHAHDTFSIGAIEQGMQVCTIKGSRESAGPGGLYLINPGETHDGAPRGGGYRYRMIYPDVALLREILEDVTGKPFQGTPAFGIQLLHDQALADAFHEAHRTLEEGSGALETSQAMFLVLDAMFRRHGSSIIVPADTTERTAVRRARDYLTENFASDVGLEELATVAGLSRAHLIRAFRKEFHITPHSFLTDIRIRAARKRLREGGQPAEIALECGFADQAHFTRHFKARTGLTPGQYRAR; encoded by the coding sequence ATGAAGAATATCTCGCAGGAACAGGCCACCGACCACATGCCGCTGATGCCGGCAGAGGTGACCCGTTTCTGGCGCGACGATCGCTTTGGCGGCATGGAATGCCTGCGCGCGACGTTTCTCACCCACGAATTCGCGCCGCATGCGCATGATACGTTCAGTATAGGTGCGATCGAGCAGGGCATGCAGGTCTGCACCATCAAGGGCAGCCGTGAAAGCGCCGGGCCGGGTGGGCTCTACCTGATCAATCCGGGCGAGACACACGACGGTGCGCCGCGGGGCGGCGGTTATCGCTACCGGATGATCTATCCGGATGTGGCATTGCTCCGCGAGATCCTCGAAGACGTCACCGGCAAACCCTTCCAGGGCACGCCCGCCTTCGGCATCCAACTCCTCCACGACCAGGCGCTCGCCGACGCTTTCCACGAGGCGCACCGGACGCTGGAAGAAGGCTCCGGCGCGCTCGAAACCAGCCAGGCGATGTTCCTGGTGCTCGACGCGATGTTCCGCCGTCACGGCAGTTCGATCATCGTGCCGGCCGATACGACGGAACGCACCGCCGTGCGCCGGGCCCGCGACTACCTCACTGAGAATTTTGCCTCCGATGTCGGGCTGGAGGAACTTGCGACCGTCGCGGGTCTCAGCCGCGCTCACCTCATCCGCGCATTCCGCAAGGAATTCCACATCACCCCGCATTCCTTCCTCACCGACATCCGCATCCGGGCGGCCCGCAAGCGGTTGAGGGAAGGCGGCCAGCCGGCCGAGATCGCGCTCGAATGCGGCTTTGCCGACCAGGCGCATTTCACCCGCCACTTCAAGGCCCGCACCGGGCTGACGCCGGGACAGTATCGGGCTCGCTGA
- the mnmD gene encoding tRNA (5-methylaminomethyl-2-thiouridine)(34)-methyltransferase MnmD, with protein MSDRDPEIRVTESQPLDWHDGDMPYSQKFGDHFYCRTDGRLECGHTFLAGNGLPERWERHRTFRIGELGFGTGLNFCETWRQWKLFRPDGARLHFTSFELYPMRPDEIDRALARWPEIEAERRALVEAWPDEPAGHVVIDADAQTCLTVVCGPALESVSAASADFDAWFLDGFAPSRNPDMWSPEIMQAIYDKTLPGGTFGTYAAAGFVRRNLQAAGFTVERRPGFAGKREMLCGIKPAP; from the coding sequence ATGAGCGACCGTGATCCTGAAATTCGTGTGACCGAAAGCCAGCCCCTAGACTGGCATGACGGCGATATGCCCTATTCGCAAAAGTTTGGCGATCACTTTTATTGCCGCACCGACGGCCGGCTGGAGTGTGGTCACACGTTTCTGGCCGGCAACGGCCTGCCGGAGCGCTGGGAAAGGCACCGGACTTTCCGGATCGGCGAACTCGGGTTCGGCACGGGCCTGAACTTCTGCGAGACCTGGCGGCAATGGAAGCTCTTTCGCCCCGATGGCGCCAGGCTGCATTTCACCTCCTTCGAACTCTACCCGATGCGGCCCGACGAAATCGACCGGGCGCTCGCCCGCTGGCCGGAGATCGAAGCGGAACGGCGGGCACTGGTCGAGGCATGGCCGGACGAGCCCGCCGGGCATGTCGTGATCGACGCTGACGCCCAGACATGTCTGACGGTCGTCTGCGGCCCGGCGCTCGAAAGCGTTTCCGCGGCCAGCGCGGATTTCGACGCGTGGTTCCTCGACGGCTTTGCGCCGTCGCGCAATCCGGACATGTGGTCGCCGGAAATCATGCAGGCGATCTACGACAAGACCTTACCCGGCGGCACGTTCGGCACTTATGCGGCAGCCGGCTTCGTACGGCGAAATCTGCAGGCGGCCGGTTTTACCGTCGAACGGCGGCCGGGATTTGCGGGCAAACGCGAGATGTTGTGCGGCATCAAACCGGCGCCCTGA
- the puuE gene encoding allantoinase PuuE: MQAKDYPRELVGYGRSTPDPKWPGGAHVAVQFVINYEEGGESSIMDGDPASENLLSEIVGAAPWPGQRNLNMESIYEYGSRAGFWRLFRMFTELNVQTTVYGVTLAMARNPEAVAAMKEAGWEIASHGYRWLEYKDFPEAKEREHILEAVRLHTELVGERPYGMYQGKPSDNTLKLVMEEGGFLYSSDSYADDLPYWVKGLDQKPFLIIPYTLETNDMRFATPQGFNTGDQFFTYLKDAFDVLYQEGREGAPKMMSVGLHCRLVGRPGRAAALKRFIEYVLSHDKVWIPQRIEIARHWREHHKPAAAL; the protein is encoded by the coding sequence ATGCAGGCAAAAGACTATCCGCGCGAACTCGTCGGCTACGGCCGCTCCACTCCCGATCCGAAATGGCCCGGCGGCGCTCACGTCGCCGTGCAGTTCGTGATCAATTACGAGGAGGGCGGCGAGAGCTCGATCATGGACGGCGATCCGGCCTCGGAAAACCTGCTGTCGGAGATCGTCGGTGCCGCGCCCTGGCCGGGCCAGCGCAACCTCAACATGGAGTCGATCTACGAATACGGCTCGCGCGCCGGCTTCTGGCGGCTCTTCCGGATGTTCACCGAGCTCAACGTACAGACCACCGTCTATGGCGTGACGCTCGCCATGGCCCGCAACCCGGAAGCCGTCGCCGCCATGAAGGAAGCCGGCTGGGAAATCGCCAGCCACGGCTATCGCTGGCTGGAATACAAGGATTTCCCGGAGGCGAAGGAGCGAGAACACATTCTCGAAGCCGTGCGCCTGCATACCGAACTCGTCGGCGAGCGGCCCTACGGCATGTACCAGGGCAAGCCTTCCGACAATACGCTGAAACTGGTCATGGAGGAGGGCGGTTTCCTCTATTCCTCCGATAGCTACGCGGACGACCTGCCTTACTGGGTCAAGGGTCTCGACCAGAAGCCCTTCCTGATCATCCCCTATACGCTGGAGACCAACGACATGCGGTTTGCAACGCCGCAAGGCTTCAACACGGGCGACCAGTTCTTCACCTACCTCAAGGATGCCTTCGACGTGCTTTACCAGGAGGGCAGGGAAGGCGCGCCGAAGATGATGTCGGTCGGCCTCCACTGCCGTCTTGTCGGTCGGCCGGGACGCGCCGCCGCGTTGAAGCGTTTCATCGAATATGTGCTCAGCCACGACAAGGTCTGGATCCCACAGCGCATCGAGATCGCCAGACACTGGCGCGAGCATCACAAGCCGGCGGCCGCGCTATGA
- a CDS encoding nucleotidyltransferase family protein — translation MRPSEVLEKNRDIIREIVARRQVSNPRVYGSVLRGEDRSDSDLDILVDPSPTTSLFTLGGLQGDLEEALGVPVDVKVPGDFPPKIRERIVAEALAI, via the coding sequence ATGAGACCGTCGGAAGTGCTGGAGAAGAACCGGGATATCATACGCGAGATCGTTGCCCGCCGGCAGGTCTCCAATCCTCGCGTCTATGGCTCAGTGCTGCGCGGCGAAGACCGGTCCGACAGCGATCTCGATATCCTAGTCGATCCGTCGCCGACCACGTCGCTGTTCACGCTCGGCGGACTTCAGGGAGATCTCGAAGAAGCGTTGGGCGTCCCGGTGGATGTCAAGGTTCCGGGAGATTTTCCGCCCAAGATCCGCGAACGCATCGTCGCGGAAGCGTTGGCGATATGA
- a CDS encoding DUF1045 domain-containing protein, translating to MRYAIHFTPPAHDPLTVAAAQWLGRNAFSGEATEPPAIRGIGIHDIAFNTALPRRYGFHATLKAPFRLAPDVTEPMLLRHLMRFAGTHSPFELPKLEVVRLGNFFGLAPVVPCDTVRFLAASVVQEFDNFRTPLSEAELERSDSGDLSAPQFANLHRWGHPYVMDEFRFHMTLTGPLSLVEMPRFDLALRDYFEPYLKRPVEIANLALFIEEEPGAPFLVHSLHPMGRVAARKIA from the coding sequence ATGCGCTATGCCATTCATTTCACGCCTCCGGCGCATGATCCGCTGACGGTCGCTGCAGCCCAGTGGCTCGGCCGCAATGCCTTTTCAGGCGAAGCGACGGAGCCGCCGGCAATCCGTGGCATCGGCATTCACGACATTGCCTTCAACACCGCGCTGCCACGCCGCTACGGTTTCCACGCGACGCTGAAGGCGCCGTTCCGATTGGCACCCGACGTGACCGAGCCGATGCTGCTGCGCCATCTGATGCGGTTTGCGGGCACCCACAGCCCGTTCGAACTGCCGAAGCTCGAAGTCGTCCGGCTCGGCAATTTCTTCGGCCTTGCGCCGGTCGTTCCTTGCGATACCGTCCGATTCCTCGCTGCTTCCGTGGTTCAGGAGTTCGACAATTTCCGCACGCCGTTGTCGGAAGCCGAGCTGGAGCGCAGCGATTCGGGCGATCTCTCGGCGCCGCAATTCGCCAACCTGCATCGCTGGGGCCATCCCTACGTGATGGACGAGTTCCGTTTTCACATGACCCTGACCGGCCCGCTGTCGCTGGTCGAGATGCCGCGTTTCGACCTGGCGCTGCGCGATTATTTCGAACCCTATCTGAAAAGGCCGGTCGAGATCGCCAATCTGGCGCTGTTCATCGAGGAGGAGCCCGGCGCGCCTTTCCTCGTGCATTCGCTGCACCCGATGGGTCGCGTAGCAGCGCGCAAGATTGCCTGA